A window from Pseudomonas kribbensis encodes these proteins:
- the ptsP gene encoding phosphoenolpyruvate--protein phosphotransferase: MLELTVEQISMGQSAVDKPAALQLLANHLVADGLVADGYLAGLQAREAQGSTFLGQGIAIPHGTPETRDQVFATGVRLMQFPDGVDWGDGQIVYLAIGIAAKSDEHLRLLQLLTRALGETDLGQALRRASSPEALLKLLQGAPQELALDAQMIGLGVSADDFEELVWRGARLLRQADCVSNGFAGVLQQVEALPLGDGLWWLHSEQTVKRPGLAFVTPDKPMRYLGQPLSGLFCLASLGEAHQALLERLCALLIEGRGHELGRATSSRKVLEVLGGELPADWPSARIALANAHGLHARPAKILAQLAKSFDGEIRVRIVDGQDSAVSVKSLSKLLSLGARRGQVLEIIAEPSIAADALPALLAAIEEGLGEEVEPLPAVSQQREVIADIAEVLSAPASGSLLQAIPAAPGIAIGPAHIQVQQTIDYPLRGESAAIERERLKNALADVRQDIQGLIERSKAKAIREIFITHQEMLDDPELTDEVDTRLKQGESAEAAWMAVIEAAAKQQESLQDALLAERAADLRDIGRRVLAQLCGVQTPAEPEQPYILVMDEVGPSDVARLDPARVAGILTARGGATAHSAIVARALGIPALVGAGAAVLLLNPGTPLLLDGQRGRLHVDADAATLQRASEERDTREQRLKAAAEQRHQPAHTTDGHAVEVFANIGESAGVISAVEQGAEGIGLLRTELIFMAHPQAPDEATQEAEYRRVLDGLAGRPLVVRTLDVGGDKPLPYWPIAKEENPFLGVRGIRLTLQRPQIMEAQLRALLRSADNRPLRIMFPMVGSVDEWRQARDMTERLRLEIPVADLQLGIMIEVPSAALLAPVLAKEVDFFSVGTNDLTQYTLAIDRGHPTLSAQADGLHPAVLQLIDITVRAAHAHGKWVGVCGELAADPLAVPVLVGLGVDELSVSGRSIAEVKARIRELSLTQTQTLAQQALAVGSANEVRALVEAL; the protein is encoded by the coding sequence ATGCTCGAGCTCACTGTAGAGCAGATATCCATGGGCCAATCGGCTGTGGATAAACCCGCCGCCCTGCAATTGCTGGCCAATCATCTGGTCGCTGATGGTCTGGTCGCCGACGGTTACCTGGCCGGGTTGCAGGCGCGGGAAGCCCAGGGCTCGACCTTTCTCGGTCAGGGGATTGCGATCCCCCATGGCACGCCCGAAACCCGCGATCAGGTATTTGCCACCGGCGTGCGGCTGATGCAGTTTCCCGACGGCGTGGACTGGGGCGACGGCCAGATCGTCTATCTGGCCATCGGCATCGCGGCCAAATCCGACGAACACCTGCGCCTGCTGCAATTACTGACCCGTGCCCTCGGCGAGACCGATCTGGGCCAGGCCCTGCGCCGCGCCAGTTCGCCCGAAGCGCTGCTGAAACTGCTGCAGGGCGCGCCGCAGGAACTGGCACTGGATGCGCAGATGATCGGCCTCGGCGTATCCGCCGATGATTTCGAAGAACTGGTCTGGCGCGGTGCGCGATTGCTGCGCCAGGCCGATTGCGTAAGCAACGGTTTTGCCGGCGTGCTGCAGCAAGTCGAAGCACTGCCGCTGGGCGATGGCCTGTGGTGGTTGCACAGCGAGCAGACCGTGAAGCGTCCGGGCTTGGCGTTCGTCACGCCGGACAAACCGATGCGCTACCTCGGCCAACCTCTCAGCGGTCTGTTTTGCCTGGCCAGTCTCGGCGAAGCGCATCAGGCGTTGCTCGAGCGTTTGTGTGCGCTGCTGATCGAAGGTCGCGGCCATGAACTGGGCCGCGCTACCAGCAGCCGCAAAGTCCTCGAAGTGCTCGGCGGCGAATTGCCTGCCGACTGGCCGAGTGCGCGGATTGCCCTGGCCAACGCCCATGGTCTGCATGCACGGCCGGCGAAGATCCTCGCGCAACTGGCGAAAAGTTTTGACGGCGAAATCCGTGTCCGCATCGTCGACGGTCAGGACAGCGCCGTATCGGTGAAGAGCCTGAGCAAACTGCTGAGCCTCGGTGCCCGTCGTGGCCAGGTGCTGGAAATCATCGCCGAGCCGAGCATCGCTGCCGATGCCTTGCCGGCCTTGCTGGCGGCCATCGAAGAAGGCCTCGGTGAAGAAGTCGAACCGCTGCCGGCGGTGAGTCAGCAGCGCGAAGTCATTGCCGACATCGCCGAAGTCCTGAGCGCCCCGGCCTCCGGCAGCCTGCTGCAAGCGATTCCCGCCGCCCCCGGTATTGCCATCGGCCCGGCACACATTCAGGTCCAGCAAACCATCGATTACCCGTTGCGTGGTGAGTCCGCCGCCATCGAGCGCGAGCGTCTGAAAAACGCCCTGGCTGACGTGCGTCAGGACATTCAGGGCCTGATCGAACGCAGCAAGGCCAAGGCGATCCGCGAGATTTTCATCACCCATCAGGAAATGCTCGACGACCCGGAACTCACCGATGAAGTCGACACCCGCCTCAAGCAAGGCGAAAGCGCCGAGGCCGCGTGGATGGCGGTGATCGAGGCCGCCGCAAAACAACAGGAATCGTTGCAGGACGCCTTGCTCGCCGAACGTGCTGCCGATCTGCGTGATATCGGGCGACGGGTGCTGGCGCAACTGTGCGGCGTGCAGACGCCTGCCGAGCCTGAGCAACCGTACATTCTGGTGATGGATGAGGTCGGTCCGTCCGATGTGGCGCGGCTGGATCCGGCGCGGGTCGCGGGGATTCTCACCGCCCGCGGCGGCGCCACCGCTCACAGTGCCATTGTGGCTCGTGCGCTGGGCATTCCGGCACTGGTCGGTGCGGGCGCAGCGGTGTTGCTGCTGAATCCGGGCACGCCGTTGCTGCTCGACGGCCAGCGCGGTCGCCTGCATGTCGATGCGGATGCCGCGACCCTGCAACGCGCCAGCGAAGAACGCGACACCCGTGAACAACGCCTGAAAGCCGCCGCCGAACAACGTCATCAACCGGCGCACACCACCGACGGCCACGCCGTGGAGGTGTTCGCCAACATCGGTGAAAGCGCCGGAGTGATCAGCGCGGTGGAGCAGGGTGCCGAAGGCATCGGTCTGCTGCGCACCGAACTGATTTTCATGGCTCACCCGCAGGCGCCGGACGAGGCGACTCAGGAGGCTGAATACCGCCGCGTCCTCGATGGCCTCGCCGGCCGGCCGCTGGTGGTGCGTACCCTCGACGTCGGCGGTGACAAACCGCTGCCGTATTGGCCGATTGCCAAGGAAGAAAACCCGTTCCTCGGTGTGCGCGGGATTCGCCTGACCCTGCAGCGTCCGCAGATCATGGAAGCGCAGTTGCGCGCTTTGCTGCGTTCGGCGGATAACCGTCCGCTGCGCATCATGTTCCCGATGGTCGGCAGCGTCGACGAATGGCGTCAGGCCCGGGACATGACCGAGCGCCTGCGCCTGGAAATCCCGGTCGCCGACCTGCAACTGGGGATCATGATCGAAGTGCCGTCCGCCGCGTTGCTGGCGCCGGTGCTGGCCAAGGAAGTGGATTTTTTCAGCGTCGGCACCAACGACTTGACCCAATACACCCTGGCCATCGACCGTGGTCATCCGACCCTGTCCGCCCAGGCTGACGGCCTGCACCCGGCGGTGCTGCAACTGATCGACATCACCGTTCGCGCGGCCCATGCCCATGGGAAATGGGTCGGCGTCTGCGGCGAGCTGGCGGCGGATCCGCTGGCGGTGCCGGTGCTGGTCGGCCTCGGTGTGGATGAACTGAGCGTGTCCGGGCGCAGTATCGCCGAGGTCAAGGCGCGCATCCGCGAACTCAGCCTGACCCAGACGCAAACCCTTGCTCAACAAGCCCTGGCCGTGGGCAGCGCCAACGAAGTGCGCGCATTAGTGGAGGCCCTGTAA
- the pfkB gene encoding 1-phosphofructokinase, translating to MAKILTLTLNPALDLTVQLPRLEAGQVNRSDEMHTHAAGKGVNVAQVLADLGHQLTVSGFLGEDNLQAFETLFAKRGFTDAFIRVPGETRSNIKVAEQDGRITDINGPGPVVGVVAQQALLDRLVQIAPGHDAVVVAGSLPRGVSAKWLRELIKRLKALGLKVALDTSGEALRTALKAGPWLIKPNTEELADALECEVLSHVAEADAASRLHAQGIEHVVISHGADGVNWFSVGSALHATPPKVSVASTVGAGDSLLAGMLHGLLSADTPEQTLRTATAIAAQAVTQIGFGIHDAAQLTQLEQGVRVRPLTEQ from the coding sequence ATGGCCAAGATTCTTACCCTGACCCTCAACCCGGCGCTGGACCTCACGGTGCAGTTGCCGCGTCTGGAGGCCGGTCAGGTCAATCGCAGCGACGAGATGCACACCCACGCTGCCGGTAAAGGCGTGAACGTCGCTCAGGTGCTCGCCGATCTCGGTCATCAACTGACCGTCAGCGGATTTCTCGGCGAAGACAATCTGCAGGCGTTCGAAACCCTGTTCGCCAAGCGTGGTTTCACGGATGCCTTTATTCGTGTGCCAGGTGAAACCCGCAGCAACATCAAGGTCGCGGAACAGGACGGACGAATCACCGACATCAACGGTCCGGGGCCGGTGGTCGGCGTGGTGGCGCAACAGGCGTTGCTGGATCGACTGGTGCAGATTGCGCCGGGGCATGACGCGGTGGTGGTCGCCGGCAGTCTGCCGCGCGGGGTCAGTGCGAAGTGGTTGCGCGAACTGATCAAGCGTCTGAAAGCCTTGGGTCTGAAGGTGGCGCTGGACACCAGCGGCGAAGCGTTGCGCACCGCACTCAAGGCCGGCCCGTGGCTGATCAAACCGAATACCGAAGAACTGGCCGATGCGCTGGAGTGTGAAGTGTTGTCCCATGTCGCAGAGGCAGATGCGGCCAGTCGTTTGCACGCTCAAGGCATCGAGCATGTGGTGATCTCCCACGGCGCCGACGGTGTGAACTGGTTCAGCGTCGGCTCGGCGTTGCATGCCACGCCGCCGAAGGTCAGCGTCGCCAGCACGGTCGGTGCCGGTGATTCGTTGCTGGCCGGCATGCTCCACGGTCTGCTCAGCGCCGACACGCCGGAACAGACCCTGCGCACGGCCACGGCGATTGCGGCGCAGGCGGTGACCCAGATCGGATTCGGTATTCACGATGCTGCGCAACTGACGCAGCTCGAACAGGGCGTGCGCGTGCGTCCCCTGACAGAACAATAA
- a CDS encoding PTS fructose-like transporter subunit IIB encodes MKLAIVTACPNGMVTSVLCARLLDAAAQRQGWSTSVEVVDAAHPERALSAATIEAAEWVLLVATGDIDMTRFIGKRVFRIAPAQALQDVEAVLRRGTEEAEIHVASEAVPIAVEQRVPRIVAVTACPTGVAHTFMAAEALQQTAKRLGYEFQVETQGSVGAKNPLSAAAIAEADVVLLAADIEVATERFAGKKIYRCGTGIALKQSETTLKKALAEGKQESAASDGKAPAKQEKTGVYKHLLTGVSFMLPMVVAGGLMIALSFVFGITAFKEEGTLAAALMQIGGETAFKLMVPLLAGYIAYSIADRPGLAPGMIGGLLASTLGAGFIGGIVAGFIAGYAAKLISRYVALPQSLEALKPILIIPLFASLITGLVMIYVVGKPVAGMLAALTHFLDSMGTTNAILLGVLLGGMMCVDLGGPINKAAYAFSVGLLASQSYAPMAATMAAGMVPPIGLGIATFIARRKFAQTEREAGKAALVLGLCFISEGAIPFAAKDPLRVIPASIAGGALTGALSMYFGCKLMAPHGGLFVLAIPNAINHALLYLLAIVAGSLLTAVVYALVKRPEAVELALEPANA; translated from the coding sequence ATGAAGTTAGCCATTGTCACGGCCTGCCCGAACGGCATGGTCACCAGTGTGCTGTGCGCCCGGCTGCTGGATGCTGCGGCCCAGCGTCAGGGCTGGAGCACCAGCGTCGAGGTGGTGGATGCGGCGCACCCGGAGCGCGCGTTGTCGGCAGCCACTATCGAGGCGGCGGAGTGGGTGTTGCTGGTAGCCACCGGCGATATCGACATGACGCGTTTCATCGGCAAGCGCGTATTCCGGATCGCGCCGGCGCAAGCGCTTCAGGATGTCGAAGCGGTGCTGCGACGCGGTACCGAAGAAGCCGAAATCCATGTCGCCAGCGAAGCTGTCCCGATTGCCGTCGAGCAGCGCGTGCCGCGCATTGTCGCCGTCACCGCATGCCCGACCGGCGTGGCTCACACCTTCATGGCCGCCGAAGCGTTGCAGCAAACCGCCAAGCGTCTGGGCTATGAGTTTCAGGTAGAAACCCAGGGTTCGGTAGGGGCCAAGAATCCCCTGAGCGCGGCGGCGATTGCCGAGGCCGACGTGGTGCTGCTGGCAGCCGATATCGAAGTCGCCACCGAGCGTTTCGCCGGCAAGAAGATCTACCGCTGCGGCACCGGGATCGCCTTGAAGCAATCCGAAACCACACTGAAAAAGGCGCTGGCCGAAGGCAAGCAGGAAAGCGCCGCGAGCGACGGCAAGGCTCCGGCCAAACAAGAGAAAACCGGCGTCTACAAACACCTGCTGACCGGTGTCTCGTTCATGTTGCCGATGGTGGTGGCGGGCGGCTTGATGATCGCTTTGTCGTTTGTGTTCGGCATCACCGCGTTCAAGGAAGAAGGCACGCTGGCGGCGGCGCTGATGCAGATCGGTGGCGAGACTGCGTTCAAATTGATGGTGCCGTTGCTGGCCGGTTACATCGCCTACTCGATTGCCGACCGTCCGGGCCTGGCGCCGGGGATGATCGGCGGGTTGCTGGCAAGCACGTTGGGCGCCGGCTTCATCGGCGGGATCGTCGCCGGTTTCATCGCCGGTTATGCGGCGAAGCTGATCAGTCGTTATGTGGCGTTGCCGCAGAGTCTGGAAGCACTGAAGCCGATTCTGATCATCCCGCTGTTCGCCAGCCTGATCACCGGGCTGGTGATGATTTACGTGGTCGGCAAACCGGTGGCCGGGATGCTCGCGGCGCTGACGCACTTCCTCGACAGCATGGGCACCACCAACGCGATCCTGCTAGGTGTGTTGCTGGGCGGCATGATGTGCGTCGACCTCGGCGGGCCGATCAACAAGGCTGCCTATGCGTTCTCGGTGGGGCTGCTGGCTTCCCAGAGTTACGCACCGATGGCCGCGACCATGGCTGCCGGCATGGTGCCGCCGATTGGTCTGGGCATCGCCACCTTCATCGCGCGGCGCAAGTTTGCCCAGACCGAACGCGAGGCGGGCAAGGCGGCGCTGGTACTGGGCTTGTGCTTTATCTCCGAAGGGGCGATTCCGTTTGCTGCGAAAGACCCGTTGCGGGTGATCCCGGCGAGCATTGCCGGCGGTGCGCTGACCGGTGCGTTGTCGATGTACTTCGGCTGCAAGCTGATGGCGCCCCACGGTGGACTGTTTGTGCTGGCGATTCCGAATGCGATCAACCATGCGCTGCTGTATCTGCTGGCCATCGTTGCGGGCAGCCTGTTGACGGCGGTGGTGTATGCGCTGGTCAAGCGTCCGGAAGCGGTCGAGCTGGCGCTGGAGCCGGCCAACGCCTGA
- a CDS encoding alkaline phosphatase D family protein, with translation MSDFNLGRRRVMQVVGAGLLMPGLAPAVIASVKDRPQLTDGVQSGDLQGDRAMIWSRSDRPARMVVEWDTRSQFRHPRRVISALADARSDFTARVELTGLPADQAIFYRVYFKDAQTGVASEPWLGHLRSAPTARRNIRFVWSGDTVGQGFGINPDIGGMRIYESMRLRLPDFFIHSGDTIYADGPVPAQLTTEGGRVWRNLTTEAKSKVAQTLDDYRGNYRYNLMDENIRRFNAEVPQIWQWDDHEVVNNWSPGKQLDERYQEKDIHTLVGRARQAWLEYSPMRRQAADGGGRIYRKLSYGPMLDVFVLDMRSYRGANDDNLGAEKPFLGREQLKWLKRGLKASKAQWKVIAADMPIGLGVPDGEVSPGVPRWEAVANGDPGPAQGRELEVAELLGFLRAHQVRNFVFLTADVHYCAAHHYHPDRAAFQDFEPFWEFVAGPLNAGSFGPNPLDKTFGPEVVFQKAPPTQNASPFAGFQFFGEVNIEGQSGEMSVVLRDLNGVAVFEQKLQPT, from the coding sequence ATGAGCGATTTCAACCTCGGTCGCCGGCGTGTGATGCAAGTGGTCGGCGCCGGTTTGCTGATGCCGGGGCTGGCCCCGGCAGTCATTGCTTCGGTCAAGGATCGACCGCAACTCACCGACGGCGTGCAGTCCGGCGACCTGCAGGGCGACCGGGCGATGATCTGGAGCCGCAGCGACCGTCCGGCGCGGATGGTGGTGGAATGGGACACCCGCAGTCAGTTCCGCCATCCTCGGCGCGTCATCTCCGCGCTGGCCGATGCCCGCAGCGATTTCACCGCCCGCGTCGAACTCACCGGATTGCCCGCCGATCAGGCGATTTTCTACCGCGTATATTTCAAGGACGCCCAGACCGGCGTCGCCAGCGAACCGTGGCTCGGCCACCTGCGCAGTGCGCCGACAGCCCGGCGAAATATCCGATTCGTCTGGAGCGGCGACACGGTCGGCCAGGGCTTCGGCATCAATCCGGACATCGGCGGCATGCGCATCTACGAATCCATGCGTTTGCGCCTGCCGGACTTCTTTATCCACAGCGGCGACACCATCTACGCCGACGGCCCGGTGCCGGCGCAACTGACCACCGAGGGTGGCCGCGTGTGGCGCAACCTCACCACGGAAGCGAAGAGCAAGGTCGCCCAGACCCTCGACGATTATCGCGGCAACTATCGCTACAACCTGATGGATGAAAACATCCGCCGCTTCAACGCCGAAGTGCCGCAGATCTGGCAGTGGGACGACCATGAAGTGGTCAACAACTGGTCGCCGGGCAAACAGCTCGACGAGCGCTATCAGGAAAAAGATATCCACACCCTGGTCGGGCGTGCGCGTCAGGCCTGGCTCGAATATTCGCCGATGCGCCGTCAGGCAGCAGACGGTGGCGGGCGGATCTATCGCAAGCTGAGCTATGGGCCGATGCTCGATGTGTTCGTGCTCGACATGCGCAGCTATCGCGGCGCCAACGACGACAATCTCGGCGCGGAAAAACCGTTCCTCGGGCGTGAGCAACTGAAATGGCTCAAGCGCGGATTGAAGGCCTCGAAAGCCCAGTGGAAGGTGATCGCTGCCGACATGCCGATCGGTCTTGGCGTGCCGGACGGTGAAGTCAGCCCCGGCGTGCCGCGTTGGGAAGCGGTAGCCAACGGCGATCCCGGCCCGGCTCAGGGGCGCGAGCTGGAAGTCGCGGAATTGCTCGGGTTTCTGCGGGCACATCAAGTGCGCAATTTCGTGTTCCTGACAGCGGACGTGCATTACTGCGCAGCCCATCACTATCACCCGGATCGCGCAGCGTTCCAGGATTTCGAACCGTTCTGGGAGTTTGTCGCAGGGCCTCTGAATGCCGGGAGTTTCGGGCCCAATCCGCTGGACAAGACCTTTGGCCCGGAAGTCGTGTTCCAGAAAGCGCCGCCGACGCAAAACGCCTCACCGTTTGCCGGATTCCAGTTTTTTGGCGAGGTGAATATCGAAGGGCAGAGCGGGGAGATGAGTGTGGTGTTGCGGGATCTGAACGGGGTGGCGGTGTTTGAGCAGAAGCTGCAGCCGACCTGA